A window of the Macaca nemestrina isolate mMacNem1 chromosome X, mMacNem.hap1, whole genome shotgun sequence genome harbors these coding sequences:
- the LOC105478187 gene encoding retinoschisin, with protein MHRGSLPVTWYVLGRCAWLSKFQDSSQWLQIDLKEIKVISGILTQGRCDIDEWMTKYSVQYRTDERLNWIYYKDQTGNNRVFYGNSDRTSTVQNLLRPPIISRFIRLIPLGWHVRIAIRMELLECVSKCA; from the exons ATGCACAGGGGAAGTCTCCCGGTGACTTGGTATGTTCTCGGCAGGTGCGCCTGGCTCTCCAAGTTCCAGGACAGTAGCCAGTGGTTACAGATAGATCTGAAGGAGATCAAGGTGATTTCAGGGATCCTTACCCAGGGGCGCTGTGACATCGATGAGTGGATGACCAAGTACAGCGTGCAGTACAGGACCGATGAGCGCCTGAACTGGATTTACTATAAGGACCAGACTGGAAATAACCGG GTCTTCTATGGCAACTCGGACCGCACCTCCACGGTTCAGAACCTGCTGCGGCCCCCCATCATCTCCCGCTTCATTCGCCTCATCCCGCTCGGCTGGCACGTCCGCATTGCCATCCGGATGGAGCTGCTGGAGTGCGTCAGCAAGTGTGCCTGA